The following proteins are encoded in a genomic region of Sorangiineae bacterium MSr12523:
- a CDS encoding acyl-CoA dehydrogenase, with the protein MDKLIKRRDLDFILYELLQVEELARYPRFQEHSRQTFSSAIATAYSIAEQKFAPVNRKCDLQEPTYDGERVHVIPEVKEALDAFASAGFISAMYAEAQGGMQLPYSITLACYAIFRAASVAIDAYATLTVGAAELIHEFGSEEQKARYLAPMLAGRYFGTMVLTEPQAGSSLADVQSTAEPRADGTYSIKGNKIFISGGDHELSENIVHLVLARIPGAPPGVKGISLFVVPKYRVKADGSLGPKNDVALAGLIHKMGFRGTTSTMLNFGENEECIGELVGKPHHGLAYMFQMMNGARIAVGLGASVLGYTGYLHALDYARERLQGRNSKDALSPPVPIIRHADVRRMLLAQKAYVEGALALCLYAGTLSDRAKHAPDETERREAALLLDLLTPVVKTWPSHYALEANSLAIQVHGGYGYTREYAVEQFYRDNRLNPIHEGTSGIQALDLLGRKAFAEKGVSLAILGKEIGATVQRARKHSDTELQSHAAQLADAWERLTETTRILGGALMQDANLALANASVYLDMFGHTVVAWIWLRQAVLAKEATPSPADEDFYRGKLAAARYFFRWELPKTGPQHTLLRSLDSSTVDMQESWF; encoded by the coding sequence ATGGATAAGCTCATCAAGCGGCGCGATCTCGACTTCATCTTGTACGAGCTTCTCCAGGTCGAAGAGCTCGCCCGCTATCCGCGCTTCCAGGAGCATTCGCGGCAGACGTTCTCCAGCGCCATCGCCACGGCGTACTCGATTGCCGAGCAAAAGTTCGCCCCGGTCAATCGCAAGTGCGATCTCCAAGAGCCCACCTACGACGGCGAGCGTGTTCACGTCATTCCCGAGGTGAAGGAAGCGCTCGACGCGTTTGCGTCCGCCGGCTTCATCTCGGCGATGTACGCCGAGGCGCAGGGTGGAATGCAGCTGCCGTACAGCATCACCCTGGCCTGTTATGCCATTTTCCGCGCGGCCAGCGTGGCCATCGACGCGTATGCGACCCTGACCGTGGGGGCCGCGGAGCTTATTCACGAGTTCGGCTCCGAGGAACAGAAAGCGCGTTACCTCGCGCCCATGCTGGCCGGCCGCTACTTCGGCACCATGGTGCTCACCGAGCCGCAGGCCGGCTCCTCCCTGGCCGACGTGCAATCGACGGCGGAACCGCGCGCCGATGGGACCTATTCCATCAAGGGAAACAAGATCTTCATCTCCGGCGGCGACCACGAACTGAGCGAAAACATCGTGCACCTCGTCTTGGCGCGCATTCCTGGAGCGCCGCCCGGGGTCAAAGGAATATCCCTTTTCGTGGTGCCCAAATACCGCGTGAAGGCCGACGGCAGCCTCGGTCCGAAGAACGATGTCGCGCTGGCCGGGCTCATTCACAAAATGGGCTTTCGCGGCACCACGTCCACGATGCTCAACTTCGGCGAGAACGAGGAATGCATCGGCGAGCTCGTGGGAAAGCCACACCACGGGCTTGCATACATGTTCCAAATGATGAACGGAGCCCGCATTGCCGTGGGCCTGGGCGCCTCGGTGCTCGGGTACACGGGATACTTGCACGCGCTCGATTATGCGCGCGAGCGACTGCAGGGTCGCAACAGCAAGGATGCATTGTCGCCGCCGGTGCCCATCATCCGCCACGCGGACGTGCGCCGCATGCTCCTCGCGCAAAAAGCCTATGTCGAAGGGGCGCTCGCCCTTTGCCTTTACGCGGGCACCCTGTCCGATCGGGCGAAGCATGCTCCGGACGAGACCGAGCGGCGTGAAGCGGCCTTGTTGCTCGATTTGCTCACCCCGGTGGTGAAGACGTGGCCTTCGCATTACGCACTGGAGGCGAACAGTCTCGCCATCCAGGTGCACGGCGGGTACGGGTACACGCGCGAATATGCAGTCGAGCAATTCTATCGCGACAACCGCCTGAATCCGATTCACGAAGGGACGAGCGGCATTCAAGCGCTGGACTTGCTCGGCCGCAAAGCATTCGCCGAAAAGGGCGTGTCGCTGGCCATTCTGGGCAAGGAAATAGGCGCCACCGTTCAGCGCGCGCGCAAGCACTCCGATACGGAGCTGCAGAGCCATGCCGCGCAATTGGCCGATGCCTGGGAGCGCCTCACCGAGACCACGCGCATTCTCGGTGGTGCGTTGATGCAAGATGCGAATCTGGCGCTCGCCAATGCCAGCGTCTATTTGGATATGTTCGGCCACACCGTCGTCGCGTGGATCTGGTTGCGCCAGGCGGTGCTCGCGAAGGAGGCCACGCCTTCGCCGGCCGATGAAGACTTCTACCGCGGCAAGCTCGCAGCGGCCCGCTACTTTTTCCGCTGGGAATTGCCGAAAACCGGGCCGCAGCACACGTTGCTGCGCAGCCTCGATTCGAGCACCGTCGATATGCAGGAGAGCTGGTTCTAA
- a CDS encoding acyl-CoA dehydrogenase produces the protein MDFQFTEEQTQLKDLLDRFVAKEYSFDARRKILEGEPQGFSRAVWRKFAELGLLGITLPEEHGGFGGGGLDALIVMEAIGRGLVLEPYLSTVLLCGGLLRDAGNDAQKGEFLPAIIAGERLLAFAHYEPRFRYDLHHIATTAKRQAADYVLSGRKTVVLHGGSADVFIVSARTSGEVLDREGLSLFLVSASAPGVQVRDYRTQDGQRAADVVFENVTVGEAARLGAEGQALAAIERAVDVAIAALCAEAVGAMGALNADTAEYLKTRKQFGVPIGKFQVLQHRMVDMFIHTEQARSMAYLAAVKVHSEDTSERRRALSAAKTLVGQAARFVGQQAVQLHGGMGVTDELAVSHHFKRLTMINLAFGDAEHHLARFSDQLLAKE, from the coding sequence GTGGACTTTCAATTCACCGAAGAGCAAACGCAGCTCAAGGATCTCCTCGACCGATTCGTCGCCAAAGAATACTCCTTCGATGCGCGGCGGAAGATCCTCGAGGGCGAGCCCCAAGGATTCAGCCGCGCCGTGTGGCGGAAATTCGCGGAGCTCGGCCTGCTGGGCATCACCTTGCCCGAGGAGCACGGCGGGTTCGGTGGCGGCGGGCTGGATGCGCTCATCGTCATGGAGGCCATTGGGCGCGGGCTCGTGCTCGAGCCGTACCTGTCGACGGTATTGCTTTGTGGCGGTCTACTCCGTGATGCGGGCAACGATGCGCAAAAGGGCGAATTCTTGCCTGCGATCATCGCCGGCGAGCGCCTATTGGCCTTTGCCCATTACGAACCGCGGTTTCGGTACGATCTGCACCATATTGCCACCACGGCGAAGCGCCAGGCTGCAGACTACGTGCTCTCCGGCCGCAAAACCGTCGTGCTGCACGGCGGCAGCGCGGACGTCTTCATCGTCTCTGCCCGCACCTCCGGAGAGGTGCTCGATCGCGAGGGACTCTCGCTCTTTCTCGTCTCGGCCAGCGCCCCCGGCGTGCAGGTTCGCGATTACCGCACGCAAGACGGCCAGCGCGCGGCCGACGTGGTGTTCGAGAACGTCACCGTGGGCGAGGCCGCGCGGCTCGGTGCGGAAGGGCAGGCACTTGCTGCCATCGAGCGCGCCGTCGATGTTGCCATTGCGGCCCTCTGCGCGGAAGCCGTCGGAGCGATGGGCGCACTCAATGCAGACACCGCGGAGTATCTGAAGACGCGCAAGCAGTTCGGCGTGCCCATTGGCAAGTTCCAAGTGCTGCAGCATCGCATGGTGGACATGTTCATCCACACCGAGCAGGCCCGCTCGATGGCCTACTTGGCTGCCGTCAAAGTGCATTCGGAGGACACCTCCGAGCGCCGGCGCGCCCTCTCTGCCGCCAAAACGCTGGTGGGGCAGGCGGCCCGGTTCGTGGGGCAGCAAGCCGTGCAACTGCACGGCGGAATGGGCGTCACCGACGAGCTTGCGGTGAGCCACCATTTCAAGCGGCTCACCATGATCAACCTCGCCTTTGGCGATGCGGAGCATCACCTCGCGCGCTTCAGCGATCAGCTTCTGGCCAAGGAATAG
- a CDS encoding acyl-CoA dehydrogenase family protein, giving the protein MDLNFTAEEQAFREEVRQFVRANLPARISEKVLHGKPLGKEDLEGWQRILHKKGWAGFTWPREFGGTGWSAVQRHIFEEECSAAGAPPIVAFGLLMVAPVIMAFGSPAQQERFLPRILASEDWWCQGYSEPGSGSDLASLQTRAERQGDHYVVNGVKTWNTLGQYADWIFCLVRTKPDARPQAGISFLLIDMKSPGITVRPIRMLDGRDDEVNEVWLENVQVPVENLIGEENKGWTYAKYLLSHERTNIAEVGRSKRQLLRLKQIAAEQRAGAQPLLADPRFRDKIAQIEIDLMALEITCLRVLAAEAQKKGAAPEASLLKIRGTEIRQAISELTLLAAGHHASPYLPEALEDGYSPDPLLPEAHASLAGTYFNDRKVSIYGGSNEIQRNIIAQMILGL; this is encoded by the coding sequence ATGGACCTGAATTTCACGGCGGAAGAGCAGGCATTCCGCGAGGAAGTGCGGCAGTTCGTGCGGGCGAACCTGCCGGCTCGGATTTCGGAGAAGGTGCTGCACGGCAAGCCCCTCGGCAAAGAGGACCTCGAAGGCTGGCAGCGCATCCTTCACAAGAAGGGTTGGGCCGGCTTCACATGGCCCCGCGAGTTTGGCGGCACCGGATGGTCGGCCGTGCAGAGGCACATCTTCGAGGAAGAGTGTTCGGCGGCGGGCGCCCCGCCCATCGTGGCCTTCGGCCTCCTGATGGTCGCTCCCGTCATCATGGCCTTCGGCAGCCCCGCCCAGCAAGAGCGCTTTCTGCCCCGCATTCTCGCGAGTGAAGACTGGTGGTGCCAGGGCTATTCCGAGCCGGGATCGGGATCCGATCTCGCATCGTTGCAGACGCGCGCGGAACGCCAAGGGGATCACTACGTGGTCAACGGCGTCAAAACGTGGAACACGCTCGGTCAGTACGCCGATTGGATCTTCTGCCTCGTGCGCACCAAGCCCGATGCTCGCCCGCAAGCGGGTATTTCGTTCCTCCTCATCGACATGAAATCGCCGGGCATCACGGTGCGACCCATTCGCATGCTCGATGGCCGCGACGACGAGGTCAACGAAGTTTGGCTCGAGAACGTCCAGGTCCCAGTCGAGAACTTGATCGGTGAGGAAAACAAAGGCTGGACGTATGCCAAATACCTCCTCAGCCACGAGCGCACCAACATCGCCGAAGTCGGCCGCTCCAAACGCCAATTGCTTCGGTTGAAGCAGATCGCCGCCGAACAACGCGCGGGTGCGCAGCCGCTCCTCGCCGATCCGCGTTTCCGCGACAAGATTGCCCAGATTGAAATCGATCTGATGGCGCTGGAGATCACCTGCCTTCGCGTGCTCGCCGCCGAGGCGCAAAAGAAAGGGGCCGCCCCGGAGGCTTCGCTCTTGAAGATTCGCGGCACGGAGATCCGTCAGGCGATCTCGGAGCTGACGCTGCTTGCGGCGGGGCACCATGCTTCGCCCTATCTGCCCGAGGCGCTGGAAGACGGCTATTCGCCGGATCCGCTGCTCCCCGAGGCGCATGCGTCCTTGGCCGGTACGTATTTCAATGATCGCAAGGTCTCGATCTACGGCGGCTCCAATGAAATTCAACGAAACATCATCGCGCAGATGATTCTTGGGCTTTGA